GTCGACGCCGGCACGCCGCCATTCCCAGATCGGAAGGTTCGCCCACACCTCGGGCGAAGGCATCACCCGCATCGGGTCGGGCGCCGGACCCGGTGCCGGGCCGCCGTGCGCGCCGACGAGGCGGGTCCAGGCGGCTTGAGCGTCCAAACCGACCACCCGCTGTTCGAGGATTGCCGGGACGAGGGCTTCGAACAGCCGTCCCGTGTGCGGAACGCGGAGGCCGGGCAACCTGCTCCAGGCCCGCTCCAGAACGGGGTGTGCCGGTCGGAAGTCCTCGGGGTTGTCGTGTTCGCCGAGCTCGGTACGGATGTTGTCGACGAGCTCCGCGGCACCGGGCCCCCACGCGTCGACGTGCAGATCGTCCAGGCGCTGTTGCCGGATCCGGTAGGTGACCGGCCCGGACGGGGCCAGGGCTGTCCGCCACAGGGTCCCGTCGGCTTCCTCGCGGTGGGTCGGATCGTGGCGGCCGCGCCTCAGGTTCTTGAGTGTCAGCTTCGCATCCACGGGAAAGGCGGGCTGCCAGTGCAGGGAACAGTCCGGCGGCAGCTCCATGATCCCCTCCCTCGGGTGCGCAGGAGCAAAGTCCTTGATGAGGTGTGCGGTGTCCTCACTAGTGGACTTACAAGTCCGTTGACTGTCAAGCAGCGAGCAGTTGAGCGGTAAGAACGACTCAGCGGGGAGCGTGCGTGCACGAGTGTCTGGTCTGTATAGTCCAGTCTAGGGTTCTTCGTCGCGACAAGGTCCGGAACTCGGCGCCGACGGAATCGCCCCTCGCAACGCACGTCACCAGGTCCAACGCAACCGGCGCCACCGGCCACGCCGCAGGCAGCGCAGGGTTACCGCGGTGGCGGAACTCGGAGCAGTAAGAGCCGACTTGAGCGCGACGCTGACCACTCACATACCTACCGGAGGTTGATTCGCTGTGTCACGACTGAACGCGCCCGCTCCAGAAGACGTCCCCGCCGGCTCGCGGCAGATACTCGAAGGGGTTGGTGCGCAGCTCGGCTTCGTCCCGGACATGTTCAAGGTCATCGCGTCGAACCCGACTGTCCTCGAAGTCGTCACGACCCTGCAAGGCACCTTGAGCCGTGTCCTGGACGCGAGGACCCGGCACAGCATCGCGCTGACCGTGTCGGAAGCCAACGGCTGCGACTACTGCCTGGCAATGCACACGTACGTGTCGTCCGAGTTCGGCGGTATGTCTCGCGACGACATCGCTCTGGGCCGCGCCGGGAGCTCGGTCGACCCCAAGCGCGCCGCGGCCGCCAACTTCGCTCGACGGGTGGTCGACAGCCGCGGACAGGTCAGTGACGAGGACCTCGCGGGTGTGCGAGACGCCGGGTACACCGATGCGCAGATCTTGGCGATCGTCACCGTCGCGGTGCAAGCGCTGCTCACGAACTTCATCAACAACGTCAACCAGACCGACATCGACATCCCCGCGGTCGACGCCGCCGGCACACCCGGCTGATCGCCACAGCCGCCGTCAAGGCGGCGCACACAGCCCGGTAACCCCCTCACGGCCCCATGATCATCCACGAAAGGTGCGATATGCCGGGCTCCGAGCTCTATGAGAGATTCATGGCGCTGCACACCCGCGACGGTGGCTTCGTCATGCCCAACGCCTGGGACGGCCTCTCGGCGCTGATGCTGGCGGATGCCGGTTTTGAGGCGATCGCGACGTCGTCGGCAGCGCTCGCGGCCATGCTCGGCCGGCCCGATGGCCGCCACGAAGTCACCCGCAGCGAGCACCTCGAGCATGCGGGGCTGCTCGCCCGGCTCACCGGACTACCCGTGAACGGGGACTTCGAGGACGGTTACGGCGACACGCCTGAAGACGTCGCGGCGACCGTCGAGGCCGCCGTCGAGTTCGGCCTGGCCGGTATCGGCGTCGAGGACACCTCGGGTGATCCCGACCAGCCGATCCGCGACTTCGACGAGGCGGTCCATCGCGTGCGCGGCGCCGTCGACGCGGCCAAGGGACGCATCGCCGTAACCGGGCGCACCGACAACTTCATCCAGGGTCGACCCGATCTCGACGACACGATCCGGCGCCTCACGGCTTTCGCCGAGGTTGGTGCGGACGTGGTCTTCGCACCGTTCCCGCCCGACCTCGACGCACTCGAGGCGATCGTCACCGCGGTCGCGCCCACGCCGGTCAACGTCCTCGTGTCCCCTTCGGACAAGGTGCTGACGGTCGCTGAGCTGCAGAAAGCCGGCGTCAAGCGCATCAGTTTGGGGCCGTTCCTCTACGCCAACGCGATGGCGGCACTCGAACAGGCCACCAAGGCCCTCGTCGCCGGAGACCTCGCGGCCGCCACCACGGGTCTGGGCTTCGACCGGATCGGCGAACTGATCGCCCGCGGCAAGAACTAGCCCGAGCTCGCCGAACCACCGCTGTTCACCTATCGGTTGCCACAAGAAAGCAGATTGACATGGATCTCGAAAAGCTCATGAGCCAACACCTCACCAGGGCTTTCGACGGCAGCAAGACCATCCCGGACGAAACCCTTCACCAACTGCTGCGGTTCCTGCGGTCCGCGCCGACCTCGACGAACATCCAGCCGAACCACTTCTACGTCCTCGCCTCGGCCGAAGCCAAGAAGCAGCTCGCGGACAACTTGGGCGAACGATTCCAGGACAACGGCTCGAAGATCCTGAACGCGTCGCACACCATCATTCTCACCACGCGGGCGGATGTGCCCGACAGCCACCTCGATGATGTGTTCGCCAAGGAGACCGCCGACGGCCGGTTTCCCGACCCGGAAAAGAACGCGATGTGGCAGTACATGACGCGGGACTTCCTGAACCTGCGCAACTACGCCTACAAGGATCTGAACCACTGGATGGAAAAGCAGACCTACATGGTGCTCGGCATGACCATGATGGCGGCCGTCGAGCTGGGCGTCGACGCCACACCGCTCGAAGGGTTCGACCCGACCAGCGTCGACAAGGCGTTCAAGATCCGCGAAACCGGTCACACGACGACCGTGCTGCTGGCTCTCGGCTACCCCGACCGAGCCAAGGCGTACAAGGGCCCGATTTCGCGCTTCGAAGCAGACCGGCTGTTCACCTTCATCTGAGCATCCCCGTCCGCAATCCTGGCGATACGGAAGTGCCTACGCCACGCGTCGACGAGATCCGGAACCACGCCAAGGCGAGGCTCGGTCTCGTCGACGCGACGGTGCGGGCAGTGCGCCCCCCTTGATCCTCGGACCGTCCCTCGGTAGCTCGCTGTCCGTGTGGGAACCGCAGGTATCGAGGCTGGGTCGCGGCCGTCGGGTGATCCGGTAAGACTTGCCAGGGCACGGCGGCTCTCCTGCCGAGCTGCTACGCGTCGACGCCACCCTCGGCGACATCGCAGGCCTCGTCCTCGCTCTCGCGGACCACCTCGGGATCGAGCGATTCGCGTATGCCGGAATCTCGATGGGCGGGGCTGCGGGCTTGTGGCTCGCGATGTACCACCCCGACCGCGTCGCCTCGCTCATGCTCGTCTCCACGTCGGCTCGGTTCCACCGCGTCCACTCTGGCGGTCGCCGGTCGCGAAACGGGACACGACGGTCCCCGGTGACGGCGCCTCCCGCTATGTCGCGGGCATCGCCGTGCGCAGGGCCGTTCTGGGCGACGGAAGTGCTGCTGCAATCGGCCACCTACTGCGGGGTGCCCGCGGCCAACACTACATTCACCATCGCCAACAGAATGATGGAGGAGAACGGCAACTGACTGGATCGGTGTGTAGGGACGAGACTATTCGCGGCCAACCTCTGACTCGCCCCGCGTCAAACTGTCCTGAAATTCTTTCACGGTATGGCCGTGCGGGAGGGCGCAGGCACGACGTTGTATCCAGGGCCGGCACTCTCTGTTGATCAGCGTCGTAAGACGTCAAGATCTCATGCCGCCAATACCGGTGTACTGAAAGTACTGTTCAGGCAAAGACCGGATGCAGAGAGAGGTGCCTGATGAAAGCGATCGTGGTGACGGACGAGGCCGCGGGAACGGCCGGGATGAAGCTCGTGGAACGGTCCGAGCCGGCCGCGGCGGGGAACGATGTCCTCGTCGAGGTTCACGCGTCGGGATTCACCCCGGGCGAGCTGTCGTGGCCTTCGACCTGGACGGATCGCCTGGACCGGGATCGCACGCCGTCGATCCCCGGGCACGAGGTGGCCGGCGTGGTCGCGAGCCTGGGCTACGGCACCGCGGGGTTGTCGGTGGGCCAGCGGGTGTTCGGTCTCACGGACTGGACTCGTGACGGCACGCTGGCGGAGTACGCGGCCGTCGAGGCGCGCAACGTCGCGCCGTTGCCCGGTGATGTGGACTTCACCGTAGGTGCGAGCCTCCCGATCTCGGGCCTCACCTCGTGGCAGGGGTTGTTCGTGCACGGCCGGCTGGAGGCGGGACAGAGCGTTCTGGTGCACGGCGCAGCCGGAGCGGTCGGGTCGATGGTGGCGCAGCTCGCGCGTGAGGCGGGTGCTTACGTTGTGGGCACGGGGCGTGCGGCGGATCGTGCGACGGCCCACGATTTCGGGGTGCAGGAGTTCGTCGATCTGGAGAACGACGCGCTGGAGGACGTCGGCGGTGTGGATCTGGTGTTCGATGTCTTCGGTGGTGACATCGGGTCGCGGTCGGCGGGTTTGGTTCGGGCCGGAGGCACGCTGGTGACGATCGCCGGCCCGCCGGAGACCCGGCCCGCCGACGGCCTGGCGGTCGACTTCGTCGTCGAGGCCGACCGTGCTCAGCTGGGTGAAATCGTGCAGCGGGTGCGAGACGGCCGGGTGCGCACGAACATCGGCACCGTGGCGAGCCTCGACGACGCCGTGGCCGCGTTCAACCCGACCGAGCGGAAAAAGGGCAAGACGATCATCCGCGTTCGCCCCTAACGATTCGAAGGTCGCACCGCCGGGTGGCGGCGAAGAAATCGGAATGGGGCTGTTCGGAGTCTCGCTCGAACTGTGGAGCCGGGACACCGATAGTGAGATTTCGATCGTGGAACATCCGTTTGACGTCGGCGCGATCGTGCCGGTGCACCAGCACACCCGCGAGGACGAGTACTCGATCGCGCTCGAAGGCGAAATGGGCTTTCGTTCCGGTGACTGCGAGGCGGTCTTCGGGCCTGGTGGAAACATCACCAAGCCACGGCGAGAGACGCACACGATGTGGAACGCCGGCACCGGAGCGCGCAGGGGAGACCTGGTCTTCCGGCAGCAGCAGCGACATCCGGTCCACAGGAGTGGAGGCGTGCCGCGGCAGGACCAGACTGCTCGTGCTCCGGATTGAACCGCACCGCAGCCGTGGCGCCGATCGCGGTTAGGCGTACTACGCCGATCGAACCGCGCCGAGGGCTCGCCGACGCCGTCCCTACCGCCGGCGGGCCCGGCGGCACGGCCCGGCCACGACCGGGCGACCCCGACGGCTACGAGTGGATGTGCTGATCGGTGTCAGCGGTCAATCCAGCGGGTAGTCATAGCGGATGAACTCGCGGAAGTCGGCGACTTTGTCGTAGAGCAGCCGCGCGCGCTGGTTGTCCTGCTTGGTGTGCCAGTAAAGACGGGCCGCGCCGTGGTCGCGGGCCGCCTGGGCGACGTGCTCGATCAGCAGCCGGCCTGTGCCGTGGCCGCGCGCGGCCACGTCCACGAACAGGTCCTGCAGGTAGCACGAACGGGATGACCACGGGTTGGTGTGGAACAGGTAATGCGCGATGCCGACCACTCGTCCTCCGTCGAGTCGGGCGGCGCAGCCGAACACGTCCTCGGCCTGCAGGAGCCGCTGCCAGGTCCGCTCGTACTCGTCCTCCGACACTTCGGTTCGGTAGAACTCCTTGTAGCCGCGCGCCAGTTCTTCCCAGCGGACGCGGTCTTCCGCCTGCAGCGGGCTGATCTCGATCACTCGATCATTATGGGTGGGGACGGTCCGAGGCGGAAGACCGAGCGACGCCAATGGGTCTTACTCGTAAGAATCACCGAAGTGCGGGTGCTAACGGTCCAGGACTGAAAATGGACAAGTCGGCGCCCGGCACCTCAGGTTCGTGGCGAGCGCCCGCGAAATGACAAGTCTCGAGGCAAGGCATGAGCAACTGCGACGCACTGGCTGAGTTCCTCCGGACCGATCCGCGAGACGTCGGTTGCGACCTCGCGCTCGATGCGCTCCACGCCTATACGGAAATGATAGCGGCCGGCGAGAACCCCGAAGAGCATTACCCGGGGCTGGCGACCCATTTGCAGTCGTGCTGCGCCTGTTCGGGAGATCACGAGGCCCTGTTGCGCGCACTGCGTGAATTCGGCGCCGACGAATCGCTCTGACCGGCGTCCTGTCACGGTCTGGCCTTCGGTGCGTTGAGGAAGAGGGCGACAACACGTAAGAATCCGGTTTGCGGCGTTCGCCGATCGTGTGGTCAACTCCACCGGGTCGGTCGTTTCCTCGATGACCGGTGAGCGGGTGCCGGCGTCACATGCCCAGCACCCGCTCACCGCACTGGTCCACGACGCGCGGGTACACCGCACCGGGGCATGGGGGTTCGCGGCGCCGACGGAAATCGCGCAGGGGCCGGGTCAGCTGCGTACTTCGCTCGACAACGGTGGCGTAACAGGCCTGTCCAGTCCGGAACGACACCGAGAGGAATGTGCCCTCAGGTGATCGAGTGACACGTCGAGAACCGTCGCCAGCTGGCCGGGGTCGCGTGTGGTCCGGGCGAGCAGGAACCCGCCCTGCAGCGCGCCCATGATGGCGGTGGCGATCGTGTCCGGGTCGGCGCCGGTGTCGAGCTCACCGCTTTCCTGGATGCGCCGGAACGCTGCCGCGAGAAGGCTTTCCCATGCCGCGAACCCCTCGGCCAGAGCGCGGTGACCACGGTCATACCGTCCGGCGAGCTCGCCGATGAGCGATCCGATCGGGCAGCCGCCGGCGCCGCCGCTGACGCGGTTGTCCTCGACGAGCTTGTCCCGCCAGGCCTGGAGACCGGCGAGCGAGCGCACGCCCTCCAACAGGGGCTTCTGCGTCGCCAGCACGCCTGCCACCTGGGCGTGGACGACCGCCTCGAAAAGCGCGTCTTCGTTCTCGAACGTCTGCTTCAGTTGTGCCTCGGGCACACCGCTGGTCGCTCCGACTTCGGCGAAGGTGATTTCCCCGAGCTGGCGCTCGCGCAGCAGGTTGATCGCCGCTGTCACAACCAGCCGGTGCGGCTCCGGGGCATCCTCGACGTGCATCCCGGTCTGGTCACCCGACATACTCCGAACACTAGCGGACGGGCCGCGTGTAGTACACCTCGACCCGGAGGATTTCTGGACTTTCAGGTCCACTGTTCGGCGCGCAGTGGCTACGCGGCCAGGAAGGTGCGGACGTGGCCGATCGCCATGTCGAGCGTGAGCTTCATGGGGTCTGTGGAGTGGGCCGTCTGCGCGAGCAGGTACCCGCCCTGCAGCGCGGCCACGAGAAAGGTGGCGAGCTTTTCGGGATCCGCGTCCCGTCGGAGGACGCCGGAGGCGCGCATGCGCGTGAGTCCCTCGGCCAGAAGCTCCTCCCAGATCTCGAAGTACTTCGCGAGCATCGAGCGGGCTTCTTGGTCCCGATCGGCCAACTCGGCGGCCAGTGAGCCGATCGCGCAGCCGTAGGCCCCGTCGCGGAGGGAGGCACGCTGGATGAGCGCGTCGCGCCAGCGTTCGAGGCCGCGGATCGAGTTCAACCGCCGGAGCTGGTCCTCCTGGCCCGCGATGAGCTGCGCGCCCT
The sequence above is a segment of the Amycolatopsis sp. 2-15 genome. Coding sequences within it:
- a CDS encoding alpha/beta fold hydrolase, translating into MPGHGGSPAELLRVDATLGDIAGLVLALADHLGIERFAYAGISMGGAAGLWLAMYHPDRVASLMLVSTSARFHRVHSGGRRSRNGTRRSPVTAPPAMSRASPCAGPFWATEVLLQSATYCGVPAANTTFTIANRMMEENGN
- a CDS encoding isocitrate lyase/PEP mutase family protein, which gives rise to MALHTRDGGFVMPNAWDGLSALMLADAGFEAIATSSAALAAMLGRPDGRHEVTRSEHLEHAGLLARLTGLPVNGDFEDGYGDTPEDVAATVEAAVEFGLAGIGVEDTSGDPDQPIRDFDEAVHRVRGAVDAAKGRIAVTGRTDNFIQGRPDLDDTIRRLTAFAEVGADVVFAPFPPDLDALEAIVTAVAPTPVNVLVSPSDKVLTVAELQKAGVKRISLGPFLYANAMAALEQATKALVAGDLAAATTGLGFDRIGELIARGKN
- a CDS encoding GNAT family N-acetyltransferase → MIEISPLQAEDRVRWEELARGYKEFYRTEVSEDEYERTWQRLLQAEDVFGCAARLDGGRVVGIAHYLFHTNPWSSRSCYLQDLFVDVAARGHGTGRLLIEHVAQAARDHGAARLYWHTKQDNQRARLLYDKVADFREFIRYDYPLD
- a CDS encoding carboxymuconolactone decarboxylase family protein, which produces MSRLNAPAPEDVPAGSRQILEGVGAQLGFVPDMFKVIASNPTVLEVVTTLQGTLSRVLDARTRHSIALTVSEANGCDYCLAMHTYVSSEFGGMSRDDIALGRAGSSVDPKRAAAANFARRVVDSRGQVSDEDLAGVRDAGYTDAQILAIVTVAVQALLTNFINNVNQTDIDIPAVDAAGTPG
- a CDS encoding TetR/AcrR family transcriptional regulator, which produces MDEPEGTTQKTRLTARGAATRSRIVAAAVDLIRVKGVAATTLDDVRAASSTSKSQLYHHFPDKKALVREVVATQGAQLIAGQEDQLRRLNSIRGLERWRDALIQRASLRDGAYGCAIGSLAAELADRDQEARSMLAKYFEIWEELLAEGLTRMRASGVLRRDADPEKLATFLVAALQGGYLLAQTAHSTDPMKLTLDMAIGHVRTFLAA
- a CDS encoding cupin domain-containing protein; the protein is MGLFGVSLELWSRDTDSEISIVEHPFDVGAIVPVHQHTREDEYSIALEGEMGFRSGDCEAVFGPGGNITKPRRETHTMWNAGTGARRGDLVFRQQQRHPVHRSGGVPRQDQTARAPD
- a CDS encoding DNA-3-methyladenine glycosylase family protein; protein product: MELPPDCSLHWQPAFPVDAKLTLKNLRRGRHDPTHREEADGTLWRTALAPSGPVTYRIRQQRLDDLHVDAWGPGAAELVDNIRTELGEHDNPEDFRPAHPVLERAWSRLPGLRVPHTGRLFEALVPAILEQRVVGLDAQAAWTRLVGAHGGPAPGPAPDPMRVMPSPEVWANLPIWEWRRAGVDLHRSKTVIFAARYAAKLDRAAGDAARAYQLMAAMPGVGVWTSAQVGHRALGDADALPLGDFHLGRMTGTALLGHPLAQHEIEAFYLPWRPHRYRVVRLLELTPRAAPRRSHRAPRARPFR
- a CDS encoding NADP-dependent oxidoreductase, which gives rise to MKAIVVTDEAAGTAGMKLVERSEPAAAGNDVLVEVHASGFTPGELSWPSTWTDRLDRDRTPSIPGHEVAGVVASLGYGTAGLSVGQRVFGLTDWTRDGTLAEYAAVEARNVAPLPGDVDFTVGASLPISGLTSWQGLFVHGRLEAGQSVLVHGAAGAVGSMVAQLAREAGAYVVGTGRAADRATAHDFGVQEFVDLENDALEDVGGVDLVFDVFGGDIGSRSAGLVRAGGTLVTIAGPPETRPADGLAVDFVVEADRAQLGEIVQRVRDGRVRTNIGTVASLDDAVAAFNPTERKKGKTIIRVRP
- a CDS encoding nitroreductase family protein — encoded protein: MDLEKLMSQHLTRAFDGSKTIPDETLHQLLRFLRSAPTSTNIQPNHFYVLASAEAKKQLADNLGERFQDNGSKILNASHTIILTTRADVPDSHLDDVFAKETADGRFPDPEKNAMWQYMTRDFLNLRNYAYKDLNHWMEKQTYMVLGMTMMAAVELGVDATPLEGFDPTSVDKAFKIRETGHTTTVLLALGYPDRAKAYKGPISRFEADRLFTFI
- a CDS encoding TetR/AcrR family transcriptional regulator, whose amino-acid sequence is MSGDQTGMHVEDAPEPHRLVVTAAINLLRERQLGEITFAEVGATSGVPEAQLKQTFENEDALFEAVVHAQVAGVLATQKPLLEGVRSLAGLQAWRDKLVEDNRVSGGAGGCPIGSLIGELAGRYDRGHRALAEGFAAWESLLAAAFRRIQESGELDTGADPDTIATAIMGALQGGFLLARTTRDPGQLATVLDVSLDHLRAHSSRCRSGLDRPVTPPLSSEVRS